In the genome of Candidatus Poribacteria bacterium, the window GATGACCTCCTTAAGGTTCGATCAGGTTCTGATGTCTATTATAGGTGTTTGCAGGTTTTCGTCAAGCGATTTTTGAGATCGCGAAGAGGTTCGAGAAATACCGTCATAGGAGTATAGCGGAACAAACTGACGCTCTACTTATAGGACTTATGAGCCCCTTTGCCTATAATTTCGGTTCCGCTGCGTAACCGTTTAATTTGTTATACAAAGAACTCAAACTGATCCCCAAAACCTTGGCCGTTTGCGTCCGATTTCCATCCAAGTAAGCTAAAGTTCGCAAAATGAATGCCTTCTCCGCGTCCTTCCACTTTGTGCCGAGGGGGATACTGATTATACCTGCCCTTTTAGAGCCAGACCTCTCCCCATTTGAACACAGCCTATGTCCAGCGGATACCTGAATCTCCCTGGGTAGGTGTTCCGGCAAGATAACCTCCCCCTCAACGAAAACGCAGGCATGAAAAATGGCATTTTCCAATTCGCGGACATTCCCAGGCCAGGGATAGGTGTAGAGGAAATCCAGGGTCCTTGATGCTATTGTAAGTGGGGTGTTCCCTCGATACTGACAGTGTTTTTGGACGAAGTGCACTGCCAACAAGCGAATGTCTCCCCGCCGTTCTCTCAATGGCGGCAGCGATAACGAAACGACCCGCAATCGATAATAGAGGTCTTCGCGCAAGGTGCCATCTTTAACCGCTTGCTGAAGATCGCGGTTGGTGGCTGCGACAACTCGAAAATCCACTGGAATAGGCTTCGTCCGGCCAATACGTTCAATTTTCCGTTCCTGAAGTGCTCGTAACAGCTTCGGTTGAAGAGACAGAGGCATCTCCCCGATTTCATCAAGAAACAACGTGCTTCGGTGAGCCTTTTCAAACCTACCGATTTTTTGCTTCGTGGCACCGGTAAATGCCCCCTCTTCATGCCCAAAGAGTTCACTCTCCAATAGGTTTTCCGGTATTGCTGGGCAATTGACGACCACTATCTCCTCTGCTGAACGCGGACTGTTTCGGTGTAAGGCGTATGCTACCAACTCTTTTCCTGTGCCGGTCTCTCCTTGGATAAGCACTGTCGCATTCGCCCTTGCAACACTCTCTATTTTTTCAAGGACCTCAATAATCTCTGGGCTTTTGCCGAGGATGTTCGTATAATCCCCGTGTAATGTAGAACGCGTTGGGCTGCTTTCCATCTCAGTTGTTCCGCTATCACGCTTTGCTGAATCTTTCCCTATCATAGGCATCCTACCTACCTCCGTCATACTTCTTGATCATCCATAGTGTATCGAGGTACTCACAAGACTGCACCATGGTTTCCTGTTAGAAGACCGTGTATCCCGATAAAAAATAAACAAGGCATTTCGAAAGTTTCGTGCTCTCTATACTAACACATTTTTAGAACGTGTCAAGCGCAATATTGCGGACGTAAAGCTTCGCGAAGCAGTTGAGTGGGATATATTCCAAAATTTGTAGGGTAAGAAAATAGCCGGATGCCGTGACCGTATAGGTTTCTCAAATTGGCACGATAATTGCTATATGTTATGTTATACAGACGCAATTGGTATGAAACTTTTCGGTTAACTTTCCACAAGGAGTTTTCTAATGTTCAAACGAAAATGGCACTGGACTTGTTCTGCAGTTATCGTTGTATGTATCGGCAGCATTGCCTTCTTTCTACAGTCAAAAACTGAAATCCAAGAACCGATAAAAGTCTATAAGGCAGTAATACCAGACCCGAAACAGAGTCTGCCAAAACCAAACATGGAGGAAACAACCATGGCCACGCCGCCCATCTATGCCCACGGCCACGAGCATCTCCATGAGACTGCACCATACTTTCAAGCACAGAAAACGACAATCAACGGGAGTGAGTATGACTGGCAAGACGATGGTGTATTTGATAGTTCATCACCCAAAGTGGATCCTTGGGAACAGACCCTGCCGGAGCACGGAACTATCGAAACTGATGATGATACCTATCCGCACCGAGACTGGTACAAAACGAAAGATCCTGAGTTGCGCGCTGAATATCTTTATGCTCAGCTCATCAAACAATTCGGAGATACTCCCGAGGTTCAAGCCATTGGTGAGTATGAACTAAAGGCAGCGCAAGGTATACCTCCAACACTTGAAGAATATACCGTCTATCTTGAAGCACACTATCATCTTTTCCCGAATAAACAGAACCAACAGACGCTAAACAACTTACGAAAAGCAATCGCATCCGGACACAAAATTATCTTTGAATAATAGGAGATATGAAATGAAAGTTTACCATACTTTATTTGTAAGCCTCCTCTGTTTATCTTTTTTTCTCCTCTTTTTCGGATGTGCAGAGACGGACAACCCAATGGCAAACGAAACTGAAACATACGCATCCCTGTTTCCGCTGGAGGAAAACATATCACCTTCTGACTATCCTGACGGGTGGGTGAAAT includes:
- a CDS encoding sigma-54 dependent transcriptional regulator, which translates into the protein MPMIGKDSAKRDSGTTEMESSPTRSTLHGDYTNILGKSPEIIEVLEKIESVARANATVLIQGETGTGKELVAYALHRNSPRSAEEIVVVNCPAIPENLLESELFGHEEGAFTGATKQKIGRFEKAHRSTLFLDEIGEMPLSLQPKLLRALQERKIERIGRTKPIPVDFRVVAATNRDLQQAVKDGTLREDLYYRLRVVSLSLPPLRERRGDIRLLAVHFVQKHCQYRGNTPLTIASRTLDFLYTYPWPGNVRELENAIFHACVFVEGEVILPEHLPREIQVSAGHRLCSNGERSGSKRAGIISIPLGTKWKDAEKAFILRTLAYLDGNRTQTAKVLGISLSSLYNKLNGYAAEPKL